DNA from Halobacteriovoraceae bacterium:
CGCAATACAAGCAGAAATGATGGAACTTACTGCAAACGATAAAGGTCAAGCTGAAGGTGTTGTTATTGAATCAAAAGTAGAGCAGGGCAGAGGTCCAGTAGCAACTGTTATCATACAATCAGGAACGCTTAATAAAGGTGATAGTATCGTTGTTGGAGAAACATTTGGGCGCGCCAGAAACCTTACAGATCATCTTGGGAAACAACTATCTAAAGCTGGCCCATCAACACCTGTACAAATTTTAGGACTCGTTGATGCGCCAAATCCTGGTGAAATTCTTAATGTTGTTAAAAACGAACGTGAGGCCAAGAAAATTGTCCAAAATAGAATTGACGAAAGAAAAGTATTAGAGGCCACTCCTTCTCAAAAGAAAGTAAGTCTTGAAGATTTCTTTTCTCAAGCACCTCTTGAAGGACAAGAGAAAAAAGAGCTTAACCTTATTATACGTTCTGATGTTCAAGGATCTTTTGAGGCCATAAGACAGGCACTTGAATCTTTAGGAAACAATGAAGTTGGTGTTAAAGTTGTTGGTGGTGGTGTCGGCCCTATCTCTGATAGTGATGTCAATATGGCCATCTCTACGAATGGATTTATTTTAGGTTTCAACATGAGACCGGTTACAAGTGCTCGACGACTCGCTGAGGATAAAGGCGTTGATATAAAAACATATTCAATTATATATGAACTAATCAATGATATTAAATTAGCATTGGAAGGTCTTCTAGATCCTGAATTTGTCGAAGAATACATCGGAAGAGCAGAAGTACGTGAAACCTTTTCAGTTCCAAAGGTTGGAGTTATTGCAGGTTCACACGTAATTGATGGTAAAATTGAAAGAGGTTGTAGTATAAGACTTCTTAGAGATGGTAAAATCGTTTTTGATGGCAAGCTTTCTAGTCTAAAACGCTTTAAAGATGACGTTAAAGAAGTAAAAAGTGGATACGAATGTGGTGTTGGTATGGAAAACTTTAACGATATAAAAATTGGCGATATTTTTGAGTCTTATTTAATGGTTGAAAAAAAGAGATCACTTGATTCAAATCAAAAGACTCTCTAACATGGGTAAAAGGAATGAGTAAGGGAAATAAAAAACAAGCATACGAAACAAAAGTAGTTCAAGGTTTAAATCTATATCTTAGAAATGAGCTTAAAGATCCTCAACTTTCCCTTGTTTCATTCACAAAATGTGATCTTACAGATGATTTTTCACGTGCAAAAGTCTATTGGGATACATTCAATCCAGATTCAAAGAAAACAATTGAAGAAGGATTTTCTCGTCTGCGTGGAAAAATGAGAACCTATCTTGCAAGGTATTTGAAAGTTAGACATGTTCCTGAAGTAATTTGTCTCTATGATCGAGAATTTGAGGAAACATCTAAAATTGAAGTCTTATTAGCTCAGGAAAAAATAAATGGAAAATTCTTTCAAGAAGGAACTCTATAATCAACCATTAGTATTTAGTGTTCTCAAACCTCCAGGGCCAAGCTCATTTGATATCATTAGACATTTTAAAAAAAACCTCCCATTTAAACCAAGAAAAATTGGACACTTTGGTACTCTCGATCCATTTGCTAGTGGTGTTTTTTTGGTTGGATTAAATTCTGCACTTAGACTCAATGAACTTGCACATGAGCACAATAGAAAAACATATCTGGCCATTGGGAAAATTGGTTACACCACTGATACTGGTGACAGAACAGGTTCCATTTGTCTAAATTCTTCGTACAAACCAACTCTCGCAGAAATTAACAAGGCCCTAAACTGCTTGGCCAGTAATGAATACAAACAAACACCTCCACACTATTCAGCGGCAAAATGTAATGGTAAACCACTCTATAAGTGGGCCAGACAGGGAGTTTTAATTCAAAAAGATGCCGTACAAAGAACAATTTTCGAGGCCAGAATTGTAAAATATCACTATCCCTATCTCTCTATAAAAGTAAGTGTAAGTACTGGAACTTATATTAGAAAATTATTTGAAGATTTGCTGGAGTTATGTGGAACAAGGGGACATTTGATATCATTAGTAAGAACTAATATAGGTCCCTTTAACTTAAAAAACTCAATTCTTAAAAAGAACTGGCCAAAAATTATAGATAATAGAAAGCACATTGAGAATTTGAGTTTCAGATTAACTAACATTCTACCTTTTGAAAAATTAGATATAGGGCCAGAGAATTCAAAAAAATTTCTAAATGGTTGCAAAATAAATGTATCAACTCAAGAACATTATAACTGGATTATGTCCAATAAGCAGGTTCTAGGTATTGGAAAAAATATCAACCAAGAAATCACTCCACATATAGTTTTTAAAAACTAAATGAAACTCCATATCCTGGAACAATCGTATTTGACTCTTTATGATGCATCATAAAGGGAACATAGCTAATTGGTCCATAGATTTTCTTTTTATTTTCTTTATGTCTATTTGCAGTTGTTATCCAGTCATGTCCAAAATAAATGGGAGCAAAAGAAGCAATTATAGCAGCTAAATTTAATCCTGTAGATATGGAGTCACTTTCAGCTCTGGCCATCATATAGATTGATACACTGAAGTTTGAAGCAGCAGAAAGCCATACTATTTTTCTCGCCAAACTTTTAGCATCAAATAGAACTTCTTCTGCATAACGCTCTTTTGCTAGCTGATCCTTCGTGCTTTTAGCAGTCATTTTTTTTAATTTAACAGCACCTGTGTAATAGGGGTGATACTGTGAGTGCATGTAATAAGCTATACCCATCCACGCTGCACCAATTCCAATTCCTGTAAGTCCAGGACCTATGGGACGTTCCGGTTGCCCTAGTTCGTTATTTTCATTTTTGTTATTACTGAGTTGAAATATTCCGGCCACAAATGTAGTGAAACCAGAGGCCGCAATAGATAAATGTGGAGATTTAAAAAAGTTTGTTGGTCTACTTTTTGCTTCATCTACAACACGATCACTTGCTGAAGGTGCAACTAGAAGTTCAGGATACGAGAAATTAAAATCATCCTTGGCCCAAGAAGGACTTGAGAGAAATGCTAGGATTATGAGAAGAATTTTCATTTGTACCCCTTTTAATTTTCTTATAGTAGGATAAAATATATTTAATTTACATTAATTGTATTGATAAACCTCTATTTATACAAGCAGCAAGGATGAAAAAATGAAATTCATATTTTTACCACTTATTTTTATTGTATTGTTTTGGTCAAATTCTTATTCTTCTACAGCAAGGGTTATTAAATTAAAGGGAGTTGTAGATATCTATGAATCACCTTCAAATAAATCTCTTGGGCGGAAAGGAGAAGTCCTTTTTAATGGAAAATATTACCTCTCAATTTCACCAAAGCTAGGACTTAAACTTAAAAATGGTTCAATTATTAAAACAAAGCAAGATTCTCAGGTAAGGCTTATTTTTAACAATGGAGACCAATTTAACGTTGCTCAAAACACATTTTACGAAGTGAAGTGGGATGATGAAAAATACTCTAAGGGAGAAAAGAAAAGTAATACTATTGTCAACCTTATGTACGGGAAAGTCAGAGCTATCGTTTCAAAAGATGGCCCTCGAAGTAATCTAAAGGTTTCGACAACTCATGCTGCAATGGGGGTTAGGGGAACAGATTTCTATGTCTCGAACTCTGGACAACTTGGAAAAATGGATGTGTCGGTTATAAGAGGTGAAGTAGATGTTACTCCAAAGGTAAAAAAAATGAAAGGACTATCGGCCCAAAAGAAAGTCAAACCGCAGATAATAAAAGTTAAACCAGGTTTTTCTGCTTTTGTATCAACCGCACTTCCAAAAGCGGAAATAAAATCTAAAGATGTAGCAATTGCAGATGTTCAAGTTAGAAGAACTTCAAAAGTAGAACTGGCAAAAATTCAAAAGGACTCTGTCATTGAAGTTACAAAAGAAGAAGAAGAGAAACAACTGAAAGAGGTTTCAAAAAATGTTGCAACTGAGCTTCAAAAGTTAGAAAAAACTGCTGTCAAAACTACACTTGAAGATATCAAAAGATATGATGAGAATCTTTATAATGCGATGGTTTCACAAAAAGTAGTCAAGGTAGAAGATGTAAATACTGCATCGGTAAAAAAAGTGTTTAAAAAGGCGCCAGAAAGACCACTCAAACCAGGTGAAGATGATTTTGCTGGCGACTATGAAGATGTTTATCAAAAGTATCTGAAAGTTTTGGAATAATTAAAAATTACTGTTGACCGCTTCGATGTTTTTCACTGATAAAGTTTTCGGATATTACTTTATCAGCATTTTCTTCCCCAATCTTTGTCAATAATGATTTATCCAAAAATTCACAATTTTCTGTCTTATCTTCATTATACAGATGAAGAGTTTGGGTCGGGAAGGCAAACTCTACTTTTAAATATTTTGCTAATTTTAATATATCTAAAATGAGTCTATGTTTTTCATGTAGCTCTTGTGACCAATCTGGAACCTTCCAAAACATATATAATAATATATCAAGAGAACTAGGCCCCATTTTATTTAAATAGACATGGAAGCTATCCTTTCTTGTAAATGGATGTTTCAGTATAATTTGTCTCATACCTTCACAAAAGGCCTCAATCCTTTCAGGTTCAGTATGATAGGCAATAGATAAATGTGTTGAAAACCTCCTGTATCTTCTTTGCCCATAGTTATCTATATGTACATTTGTGAGCTGGCCATTGGGTAAACTTATTAACGAATCATAAAAGGTTCGTATTCTGGTGCTTCGCAAACCTACCTCTTCCACCGTTCCTTCCACTTTCCCGTCTATAAGAACCCAATCACCAATTCTAAAAGGTCTGTCGAGTAGTACTGTAAGTGAGCCGAATAAATTTCCGAGTGCATCTTTAGCGGCAAACGCAAAGGCCAGACCTCCTATACCCATACCGGCAATAAGTCCTTTCATATCAATGGCCAGTCCATCACCTATAAAAATTATACCTACAGTGATTACTATAAACTTCGCTGTTTTTCTAAGCATTGGAATAAGAATGTCATCAAACTTATTTTCAGATTGAAGAGCTCTTTTTTCAAAGAATCTAGAAATCAGATCGACAAGTTTATGTGCAGTAAAAACACTGGCCATCGTAAAAATTACGTAACAACCTTTCAAAGATAATGACAAAATATTATCGGGTAGCGAAAGTATGCGTAGACCACCATTTAAAAAGATTGAAAATACCATGATTCCCATCGGTGCTAAAAAATTTTTCTGAATATCTTTCTCTACAGTTATATTTTTGTTTTGAAGAATTTTTGTAATAATAATATGTACGTAAAGCCTAAAAGCTCTATCAATGAGAAAAGATAAAAATATTATAAAAATCAGCGCAAGCCATTGTCCATTAGTCAATTTGAATGTTTCATTAAAAAACCATGAGGGCAGACCCTTTGTAAATTTGTAGTGCCAAGGTTTGTACTGCACAACTCCCGGAACTATTTTATTTTTAGAGAGAGATTTTTCGTAAGTATAAATTGTACTCGCTGTATTTTTGGTGAAAATCCATTCATTATTATTTTTATAAAGAGCAATTTCTACTGGATAAATTTGTCCTTCATATTCGATGGTTTTTTTCTTGTAATACCATATATTATTGTTGAGTTGTTTTGGAATTTGATTAATATCAATTTTCTCGAGCCTGTCTAAAGTATTAATCAAGGAAATAGCTATATTTTTTCCTGTAATAGTTTTAGATGTTTCATCAAAATCACTTAAATCTAATGTCTGAATGGCCATATTAATAGCAGTTGAATCACCATTTTTATATCCGACCATGGCCTTTAGAAAGTAATTGAAAGTCATTCTTGGAGATGTAAAATCTTTTGAGGGATAGAGTTCTTGATTATCAGCTTTGATAGATGTTGAAATGACAAAATAAAATAGAAGAGTGAAAAGACGTAATTTTATAAGCATGATTTGGCCTCTAACTAAAAATATTTATGTGGTATACTTTAAACGTATATATGAAAAGAGATAGGAAATCCATCTTTGCTTTTATTCATTTCAATTAATAAGGGGTTAATATGGCGAAAATTTTAGTATTGTCTAAAGATGATTATCTTCTAAGAGAAGGGGAAGAAAGTGATGAAATGTATTATTTGAATAGAGGACTTATGACAGTTTACAAACGTGTAGGTGATTCTGAAAAACAAATAGCTATAATTAAGCAGGGTGAGTTGGTCGGAGAAATGTTATTTTTAGATGGGGAAGCGCGTTGTGCTTCAGTTAAGGCCGCTCAAGATTGCGAATTATTTGTCATACCACACTCAAAAATTAGAGAAATCGAAAAAACTCTTCCCAATTGGTACAGTAAACTAGTTCAAACTTTGTTGGAGCGATTAAGAAAGGCAAATAGTTCAGTAAGAATTTAGTTAAATTAAACCAATTTGTTTCAAAAAGGTTCTTACATCTTTGTTAACACTTTTTGATTCAGTTGAAAGTTTTGAAGTGGCCTCTTTGATTTTATTAGTTGAATTGCTGGCCATTTCAGTGTTTTTTCTTACAACTTCAATATTTTCTCTAACATCTTGAGATTCTGCTGATACAGTCTGCGCACTTTCGGCTATTGAGGACATGGTGACGCTTTGTTCTTCTGTGGCAGCAGCTATTCCATTTATTACATCATTAAGATTTTCAATAGATTCAGTTGATGCTTGAACAGCTTCGACAGATTCTTTTGATCCTTGAATAATTGATTTTATACTTATCTCAATTGATTCAGTCGCTTTTCTGGTTGCTTTTGAAAGTTCTTTGACTTCGTTTGCGACAACTGAAAAACCTCTTCCGGCCTCTCCAGCTCTTGCGGCCTCAATTGTGGCGTTTAGAGCAAGTAAGTTTGTTTGACCAGCAATGGTGTTAATCATACTGCTAATTTCATTAATTTTTTGGCATTCTTGATCTAATCTTTCAATAATAGCTTTTGTAATAAAATTTTGCTCAGAAGCAGTTTTTGAAAGTTTTGCTCCACTATCAATATCAGAAGAAATCATCGAAATGGTTTTACTCATCTGATTTATGGAGTCAGCAACGTTTTCAACCGATTCGTGCATTTTATTAGCATTTTGATTGAGTAACTCCACTCGCTGATGAGTTTTTTCCAAATTTTTACTGAGCATGAGATTTGAAATATCAACTTGACCTGAGGAGGCAGCAATGATTTCAGAAGTAGAGACCAAATTTTTGGCAAACTCCTCATGCTCGGTAGGTATTCTTTCAAAAATTAAGATGACTTCATTTTTTGGAGAAATACTATTTGATACAGTCCAACGTTCTTCACGGATTTTTATAGAATGATTGCTTCTTTGTTCCTTTAATATTCGATCAGATTTGCTATCCCATAGTTCAATAAACTCAAGAAACTTGGTAGGAACTAAATGTTCTATACTTTCTCCCGGTTTTCCAGGGTGGAAATCTTCTCTTGAAATGAGCATCTCCATAAGTCTGTTAGCGAAAATGATTTTACCATTTTCTTTAAGACATAGTAGGGGATAGGGCAAAAAGTTTAACAAATCGATGTAGAAATTATCCAACTTTTCATCCTTCTTAATATCATTTATGTGAACGACGTTTTCTAACATATCTACAACTAAGGTACTTTATTTTCTTTAAACAAGTCTACGAATTTCATATCTTCATTTAAAATATGATCCATTAACCAGTCTTTTAAAAAATCCATTATTTCAGAGCTGATTGTAACATCTCCATCCTTAAATTTTTTCTGGAAATCCAAAACTTGTCCAACAAGTTTTTTATGATATTCCTTATGAGTTGCAGCGTTTTTATAGTTCAATTTGTCAAAATATTTTTCTTCATGTTTAAAATGCGCATCTGTATAATTAATAAGACCTTCTAAAATAACTCCTAGAGCTTGAGAGGCCTGCCCTTGCATCATCCCTTCATGTAATCTATTCACATAATCAACAAGTCTTTTATGTTGATTATCTACACTCGTAATACCCGTTTCAAAACTTTCGTTCCACTCAAACAACGCCATAATGACTCCTTTAAAATTTTTGTACCATTAATGTCTATGTTACTATAACTTTTCGTTAAATTGTTTTGAAATCTTTAGACAGTTCTATAAATTATTACATAGAAAAATATCAAACTGATAATATCAGTAAATTAAAAAATTTGACTCCAGTAATAGGTTATCATTCTAAGTATCATGTTCGATATATTCCGTTTTTTTGTTCTTTCAGCAAAGGATTTAGTTCTACGCAGAGATGGAGAAGTTTTGGAAGGTGATAGATTGACTCAGGTATATTTCTAATTTGATTGGCCTCTATTGATAATCTTTTTAAATTTTGAAGTTTAAAAATATCTTCTGAAATTGTTTTAATTTTATTATTGGATAAGATAAGAGTTTCAATTTTTGAACATTTATATACCCATGAAGGAATAGAAGTAAATTTATTATGTGATAATATAAGAGTGTCTAAGTCTTGAAATGAAGCATCATTGAGTTTAATGTCTGAGATATTTGTATGTGAAATTTTTAGGTACTTCAACTTGTGGAATTTATTTATTTCACTAGGGAGAGAGTTAAGGGATTTCATGACAAGGGACAATGAAAAGACGTTTGGTAAAAAAAAGAGTTCTCTAGGAAGTGAACAAACATTTGGAGCAATTATTTCAACTCTTGTAATCTCTGGATTTTGAAAAAAAGAAGGAGTAATTTTTTTTTCAATCGGTAATTTGATAATTGCATGCATTTTCCCTCCGTGGATACATAAATTTACTCATTTATATTTTCATGAATTCCTAAAAAGTAGAGAATACTAGTCATTGGCCCATGGCCCATATGGTGATTTGCTTTTTGATTGACTATTTCTTTAGCATGAAATGCTATACCCAATCCTGCCTTTGAAAGCATTTGCAAATCATTGGCACCATCCCCTATGGCGACAACTTGCTCAAGAGAAATACCTTCTTGTTGAGCTATTAGTTGTAAAAGTATTGCTTTTTGATTTGCATTAACAATGGCCCCAACAACGTTTCCCGTAAGTTTTCCATCTATGATTTCAAGTTCATTTGCAAAAGCGTAATCTAAACCTAATTTATCCTTCAACGCATTCGCAAAGTAACTAAAACCTCCTGAGATAATTGCAACTTTATAACCTAATTGCTTGACTGTTGTGATAAATTCCTCTGCTCCTGGAGTAAATTTCAATTGATCCAAGATCTGTTTAAGATTATTTTCTTCAAGTCCTTTCAGTTTTGAAACTCTTTTCTTTAAAGATTCATCAAAATCAAGAAGTCCATTCATGGCCTCTTCTGTCACTTTAGAAACTTCTTCACCAACGCCATATATATTGGCCAACTCATCTATTACTTCATGTTGAATAAGAGTAGAATCCATATCAAAGACGATTAATCGTTTATTTCTTCGAAAGATATTATCTCGTAAAAATGCAATATCAACTGCATGTCTTTGAGATATTGCATAAAGCTCTTTTTTTACATCTTGAAGATTCACCGATGACTGCACACGTCCACTTATTTCAATAGATTTAAAACAACCAGGATTTACATTATCGATTCTAAGAATATTTATATTGTGTTTTGCTAGGACACTTGTCGCTTCTTTTAAAAATGCAGCAGAGAGATAATCAGTCGAAACACAGTTTAAAATATATTTTTCACTTTTTTCAATCGCCTTTACTTCACCAAATGAGACTATATCGAAATCAAGAGTGAGCCCCATTTTTTTTGCTGAAAATAATAGTTCTTTTAAAACAGGAGTGTCTTTTCCAAATTCTGAATTGTCATTAAGTAAAAAACTTAATGAAAGCAATCCATGTGTAACTGATTGGCCCATATCAAGTAATCTGTGACTGCCCTTATCGATTATCTCCATTAAGGTTGTCGTAATTCCTGGATGATCTGGTCCACTGACTGTAACTAAAATATTGTTCTGTTCTTGATTCACAGTGTTGCCCCCTCGGCACCCCAGGAAAGAATTATAGCAAAGCTTAAGCTCATTTAATACCTGGTTAATTTTGTTTATATTTCTTAAGATTAGAAATTAATTTGTAGGTGTATCTAATTGCAGATAGAATCGAAAAAGTCACTGCAATATATATAAAGATCTCACCTAATTTCAAAGTATTTAAAGTCCCGGCCCAATTGTCATTCACCATTATGAGAGGAATTCCAATCATTTGAAATGCCGTTTTCCATTTTCCTAACTTTCCAACCTCTAATTTTACATGATGGTCTAAAGCTAAGAGTCTCAATGAAGTAATATACATTTCTCTCATAATAAGCAATATAACCAAAAGTGCATCAAGACGTTCTAAGGCCAAAAGAATAATTAGTGAAGATACGACCAAGAATTTATCTGCAATAGGATCGAGAAAAGAACCAAATACAGTTACCATTTTTCTCTTTCGTGCCAAATACCCATCAAAAAAATCTGTAATAGAGGCCAGGACAAATGTCCATCCTGCAAAATAGTTTAAAAAGTTTTGCGATAAAGAAATTTTTTCCGTTCCTAATAGTTCAAAGTAAAGTGGAATGACAACGACTGGCACGAGCACCATTCTAAAAATAGTTAAGCGATTAGGAAGATTATCAAGCTCCCAAATATTTTTATCTAGTTCTGAAGTCATAAATTAGCTTACATAAGAATATTAATGTCTTAAACCTGCAAAATTACGCACGATCTATTTTATTGTCAACACTTATCCACGATTCAAGCACACTTTATTCCCTCTATCACAACTTGTTTGAATTGTTTAAGCTGAATTATGTACAGTATATCAAAATCCTAAAAGGAGGATTGAATTAATGGAAAGTCACTTAGCATTAATAAAATCACAAATAAAAGAACTTGAAAAAAGAGTCTTTCCTCGCTTTCCATTCAATTACATGGTTTTTAAATGCCTTGGTCGTTCTAAAAATATAACATACGAAGTTGTGGATATCTCGTACACAGGTATGCAATTAATGGTCAGAGACGGTGGACATGATTTTGTTGATGGAGAGATCATTAAAGGCGATATTCATTGGAAGGGCCAAGAGTTAGATGTGTCATGCGTTGTAAGATGGACAAACGAATTTTCATTTGGAGTAGAGTTCAAAATTATTGAAGACTTTGATGTTAAAATTAGGAACTTTCTTTCAGTTGAAAATCTTATAAAAAGTATAAGACCACTTCACCTGGAAGAGCTAAGCATTGATCGTCCGGCGTCTCTCAAATACTGGTTACAATCTGACGGAGCTCTTGAGCTTTTTATATGGCAACATCAAGATGGTGAACTATCAAAATTTCAAATAATACTGCTAGAAAATTTTGTTGAATGGCAGGACGGATTAGGTATAAGAACAGGAAAAGTTCTGACAAAGAGGGACCTAGATACTCCACTTTTACATTCAGATGAATTTATCTTTCAGATAGATGA
Protein-coding regions in this window:
- the rbfA gene encoding 30S ribosome-binding factor RbfA, with protein sequence MSKGNKKQAYETKVVQGLNLYLRNELKDPQLSLVSFTKCDLTDDFSRAKVYWDTFNPDSKKTIEEGFSRLRGKMRTYLARYLKVRHVPEVICLYDREFEETSKIEVLLAQEKINGKFFQEGTL
- the truB gene encoding tRNA pseudouridine(55) synthase TruB yields the protein MENSFKKELYNQPLVFSVLKPPGPSSFDIIRHFKKNLPFKPRKIGHFGTLDPFASGVFLVGLNSALRLNELAHEHNRKTYLAIGKIGYTTDTGDRTGSICLNSSYKPTLAEINKALNCLASNEYKQTPPHYSAAKCNGKPLYKWARQGVLIQKDAVQRTIFEARIVKYHYPYLSIKVSVSTGTYIRKLFEDLLELCGTRGHLISLVRTNIGPFNLKNSILKKNWPKIIDNRKHIENLSFRLTNILPFEKLDIGPENSKKFLNGCKINVSTQEHYNWIMSNKQVLGIGKNINQEITPHIVFKN
- a CDS encoding FecR domain-containing protein, with amino-acid sequence MKFIFLPLIFIVLFWSNSYSSTARVIKLKGVVDIYESPSNKSLGRKGEVLFNGKYYLSISPKLGLKLKNGSIIKTKQDSQVRLIFNNGDQFNVAQNTFYEVKWDDEKYSKGEKKSNTIVNLMYGKVRAIVSKDGPRSNLKVSTTHAAMGVRGTDFYVSNSGQLGKMDVSVIRGEVDVTPKVKKMKGLSAQKKVKPQIIKVKPGFSAFVSTALPKAEIKSKDVAIADVQVRRTSKVELAKIQKDSVIEVTKEEEEKQLKEVSKNVATELQKLEKTAVKTTLEDIKRYDENLYNAMVSQKVVKVEDVNTASVKKVFKKAPERPLKPGEDDFAGDYEDVYQKYLKVLE
- a CDS encoding mechanosensitive ion channel family protein, coding for MLIKLRLFTLLFYFVISTSIKADNQELYPSKDFTSPRMTFNYFLKAMVGYKNGDSTAINMAIQTLDLSDFDETSKTITGKNIAISLINTLDRLEKIDINQIPKQLNNNIWYYKKKTIEYEGQIYPVEIALYKNNNEWIFTKNTASTIYTYEKSLSKNKIVPGVVQYKPWHYKFTKGLPSWFFNETFKLTNGQWLALIFIIFLSFLIDRAFRLYVHIIITKILQNKNITVEKDIQKNFLAPMGIMVFSIFLNGGLRILSLPDNILSLSLKGCYVIFTMASVFTAHKLVDLISRFFEKRALQSENKFDDILIPMLRKTAKFIVITVGIIFIGDGLAIDMKGLIAGMGIGGLAFAFAAKDALGNLFGSLTVLLDRPFRIGDWVLIDGKVEGTVEEVGLRSTRIRTFYDSLISLPNGQLTNVHIDNYGQRRYRRFSTHLSIAYHTEPERIEAFCEGMRQIILKHPFTRKDSFHVYLNKMGPSSLDILLYMFWKVPDWSQELHEKHRLILDILKLAKYLKVEFAFPTQTLHLYNEDKTENCEFLDKSLLTKIGEENADKVISENFISEKHRSGQQ
- a CDS encoding cyclic nucleotide-binding domain-containing protein, producing MAKILVLSKDDYLLREGEESDEMYYLNRGLMTVYKRVGDSEKQIAIIKQGELVGEMLFLDGEARCASVKAAQDCELFVIPHSKIREIEKTLPNWYSKLVQTLLERLRKANSSVRI
- a CDS encoding bacteriohemerythrin yields the protein MALFEWNESFETGITSVDNQHKRLVDYVNRLHEGMMQGQASQALGVILEGLINYTDAHFKHEEKYFDKLNYKNAATHKEYHKKLVGQVLDFQKKFKDGDVTISSEIMDFLKDWLMDHILNEDMKFVDLFKENKVP
- a CDS encoding leucine-rich repeat domain-containing protein, encoding MHAIIKLPIEKKITPSFFQNPEITRVEIIAPNVCSLPRELFFLPNVFSLSLVMKSLNSLPSEINKFHKLKYLKISHTNISDIKLNDASFQDLDTLILSHNKFTSIPSWVYKCSKIETLILSNNKIKTISEDIFKLQNLKRLSIEANQIRNIPESIYHLPKLLHLCVELNPLLKEQKNGIYRT
- the serB gene encoding phosphoserine phosphatase SerB, translating into MNQEQNNILVTVSGPDHPGITTTLMEIIDKGSHRLLDMGQSVTHGLLSLSFLLNDNSEFGKDTPVLKELLFSAKKMGLTLDFDIVSFGEVKAIEKSEKYILNCVSTDYLSAAFLKEATSVLAKHNINILRIDNVNPGCFKSIEISGRVQSSVNLQDVKKELYAISQRHAVDIAFLRDNIFRRNKRLIVFDMDSTLIQHEVIDELANIYGVGEEVSKVTEEAMNGLLDFDESLKKRVSKLKGLEENNLKQILDQLKFTPGAEEFITTVKQLGYKVAIISGGFSYFANALKDKLGLDYAFANELEIIDGKLTGNVVGAIVNANQKAILLQLIAQQEGISLEQVVAIGDGANDLQMLSKAGLGIAFHAKEIVNQKANHHMGHGPMTSILYFLGIHENINE
- the pgsA gene encoding CDP-diacylglycerol--glycerol-3-phosphate 3-phosphatidyltransferase, with translation MTSELDKNIWELDNLPNRLTIFRMVLVPVVVIPLYFELLGTEKISLSQNFLNYFAGWTFVLASITDFFDGYLARKRKMVTVFGSFLDPIADKFLVVSSLIILLALERLDALLVILLIMREMYITSLRLLALDHHVKLEVGKLGKWKTAFQMIGIPLIMVNDNWAGTLNTLKLGEIFIYIAVTFSILSAIRYTYKLISNLKKYKQN
- a CDS encoding PilZ domain-containing protein — protein: MESHLALIKSQIKELEKRVFPRFPFNYMVFKCLGRSKNITYEVVDISYTGMQLMVRDGGHDFVDGEIIKGDIHWKGQELDVSCVVRWTNEFSFGVEFKIIEDFDVKIRNFLSVENLIKSIRPLHLEELSIDRPASLKYWLQSDGALELFIWQHQDGELSKFQIILLENFVEWQDGLGIRTGKVLTKRDLDTPLLHSDEFIFQIDETEDSEKINFAKEVVSVIPEKCIPTLAKEFLQLKL